One window of the Daphnia pulex isolate KAP4 chromosome 8, ASM2113471v1 genome contains the following:
- the LOC124200982 gene encoding microprocessor complex subunit DGCR8-like isoform X1: MTEFEMEEMKDILEGSQLVDDIDPEEDDADGLYKDFSNMREFHVLDEIVESNANDDDECKENSESDFSSSNEADSEEDFDIQQDEIDAMLEEGLPEEMKSRKKFKKSDGSSKPSGNGDASMAYEEKEKIVLEEKGKNHFEVLPENWVQVTHNSGMPIYLHKPTRVCTLAKPYFLGPGSARKHAVPISAVPCLHYQRAKEKEEQKSEELLEASANTAADGTAHVAPDIPCARIESVQENQAAHSLNGVQLREYCSKRFDFKTVRLMRFKTWAARRKHTKLRKQRQIYPQSGLSLNEDKKQVIGSSQSPVEDDDAKLSQTAELGRPTLPKGTKLITFPIGHSIPATHNDPTSQSEGQGAAGGANGGSRREWIMNPAGKSYVCILHEYVQHALKKQPAYTFKEIENAATPYSATVLINGMQYGTGVGSSKKAAKAEAAKATLEVLIPQMKEKILDEAEPGHKGPNHQSDLDLSQFFNEIRIEDPRVAELCAKTSEPSPYAILLTCLQRNFGLGDKNVKYELKTLKHQKNEVIMTVGKHTVQVPCKNKRDGKQRAAQAILQALHPHISSWGSLLRLYGSHSLKTVKEKKQEEQQITLLQSKAAVNAPNYAILNKLRQEMLKLRQMREAVQPIGRFIPPDDVGMPSTSGADLNNVDL, from the exons ATGACAgaatttgaaatggaagagaTGAAAGATATTTTGGAAGGTTCTCAACTAGTGGATGATATTGATCCCGAAGAAGATGACGCAGATGGACTGTACAAAGATTTCAGTAATATGAGAGAGTTTCATGTATTAGATGAAATAGTTGAAAGCAACGCTAATGATGACGATGAGTGTAAGGAAAATTCAGAGAGTGATTTCAGCAGTTCCAATGAAGCAGACAGTGAAGAAGATTTTGATATACAACAAGATGAAATTGATGCTATGTTGGAAGAAG GTTTAccagaagaaatgaaatctaggaaaaagttcaaaaaatcaGATGGTTCTTCCAAGCCATCTGGTAATGGGGATGCAAGTATGGcatatgaagaaaaagaaaaaattgttcttgAAG aAAAGGGTAAGAACCATTTCGAAGTTTTGCCTGAAAATTGGGTCCAAGTTACACACAACAGTGGAATGCCTATCTACCTTCACAAACCTACACGGGTTTGCACCCTTGCTAAGCCTTACTTCCTTGGACCTGGAAGTGCCaga AAACATGCAGTGCCAATTAGCGCCGTACCTTGCCTACATTACCAAAGAGccaaggagaaagaagaacagAAATCCGAAGAGCTATTAGAGGCCTCAGCTAACACTGCAGCAGATGGTACTGCTCATGTTGCCCCTGATATCCCCTGTGCTCGGATCGAATCAGTCCAAGAGAATCAGGCAGCACATTCTCTCAATGGAGTTCAGCTGCGCGAATACTGCTCCAaacgatttgattttaaaaccGTCCGCCTTATGCGATTTAA AACATGGGCAGCTAGGAGAAAGCACACCAAACTGCGGAAACAACGACAGATTTACCCCCAATCTGGTCTTTCCTTGAATGAGGATAAGAAACAAGTGATTGGCTCAAGCCAAAGCCCTGTTGAGGATGACGATGCTAAATTGTCACAGACGGCTGAACTGGGTCGACCAACTTTACCTAAAGGGACCAAACTTATAACCTTCCCTATCGGACATTCCATTCCGGCAACACACAACGATCCGACCTCCCAAAGCGAAGGACAAGGTGCTGCTGGTGGAGCTAATGG TGGATCGCGACGGGAATGGATTATGAATCCGGCAGGGAAAAGTTACGTTTGCATCCTCCATGAATACGTTCAACATGCCCTTAAGAAGCAACCTGCCTatacatttaaagaaattg AGAATGCAGCAACGCCTTATAGTGCTACGGTATTGATTAATGGAATGCAGTACGGTACTGGGGTCGGTTCGAGTAAGAAAGCCGCCAAGGCGGAAGCAGCGAAAGCGACACTAGAAGTTCTTATTCCACagatgaaggaaaaaatattggaCGAGGCGGAACCAGGTCACAAGGGACCAAATCATCAGTCTGACTTAGATCTATCC CAGTTTTTCAACGAAATTCGAATAGAAGACCCTCGCGTTGCCGAACTGTGTGCAAAAACGAGCGAACCATCCCCTTACGCAATCCTCCTCACATGCCTTCAAAG AAACTTTGGTTTAGGCGATAAGAACGTCAAGTACGAGCTCAAAACATTGAAACATCAGAAAAACGAAGTAATAATGACGGTTGGAAAGCATACAGTTCAAGTACCATGCAAGAATAAAAGAGATGGAAAGCAAAGAGCAGCCCAGGCCATATTGCAG GCGCTGCATCCTCACATTTCTAGTTGGGGTTCATTGCTTCGTCTTTATGGTTCACATTCGCTTAAAACagtaaaagagaagaaacaagaagaacagCAAATCACTCTACTCCAAAGCAAAGCAGCTGTCAACGCGCCCAATTACGCCATTCTGAACAAGCTTAGACAAGAAATGTTGAAGTTACGACAGATGAGG GAAGCAGTGCAGCCGATTGGCCGTTTCATTCCACCGGATGATGTTGGCATGCCTTCAACCTCAGGCGCCGATCTAAATAATGTCGATCTCTAA
- the LOC124200974 gene encoding structural maintenance of chromosomes protein 6-like: MKRARKSKEYTPQKKSGTPEPETSHQLMAQSSETAGMLKLIVLENFLCHDHLKVEFNKKINFIIGKNGSGKSAILTGIVVALGERASSTCRGQSLKEFIKTGKSKAVVSVTLLNKGKGSYKRNTFGDTITIERTINASGSGGYRILNEHRKLISKKHSDLDRILAQMNIQVDNPVCILNQETAKNFLHNNDAQQKYKLFERATQIDAIHNEYLVAKEEISKSKSCLEEKLQSLKFLHADVNKWKTKKEWYDAINKVHDKKEQLQNEILWAHVEGFENKATKALQKKKNQLSEIEKTRERMQEQEQQSFKLQEKFQTHKVDAVDKKKQVQIAREKFVVVDKQLIEMKNRKKTFQHDLGQLGTEKQRLMKDKTDLIKEIENLKKTYGDSEHAQEKARRETSLHQLKEKFESFDSSRKVSEHQVEQLKNACIQLRNETVDVKSESTRFHNSLENKKKTLAQLQKSDSNSCAVYGDWVPKLLQRIDRTSFRGSKPKGPIGSYIKLRDRSWAPVVEHYFGQRLSGFVCSNDEDAKLLQKIVHEEVPRNGQAPKILVSCSNGQIHDVREHKVHCSEELLSKDIHCLMDMLIIDDNDVTNVLIDLNGIEQVLLVGKDRDACYLMADSSRVPYNCKSAITKEGNTYHPDPNYRSYCGRVRNTARYLQASVEDAIRNLQQDIENLQRDEIRIGQLFKNLSMQIQNNERQLKHEESKLSSTRKEIIDIVMKKRAIEEENVEGNSTDVLALEEDLVDVEKKLERIDEDFQTKSDNFEELKRELEKLQQIADQHQTTISSLMTNRGPLQESFRLIEFQHQNIKEKIDKLSTKLTSMQSKFDAFESDYEEARAKAESEAALSAQASSRVLVTKSLKNLYSELRQLEKEVVAQEKELGSRDHVFAEYRRRKVDYERAYLEVTRVQSSLGKMMDMSKKRKDFISVFRDCIESRTFKIFRALLRTRHYSGKISFDHSKKTLSMIVVPPGRDESSQPAKRGRESGATDIRSLSGGERSFTTICFILSLWEATESPFRILDEFDVFMDHVNRSLCMELLVTEASEKSGRQFVFLTPLGVDNQQLNNMNDLFIFRMDDPDRHEESNPV; the protein is encoded by the exons ATGAAACGAGCTCGGAAAAGCAAAGAGTATactccacaaaaaaaaagtggaactCCAGAACCTGAAACTTCTCATCAACTGATG gcTCAATCTTCAGAAACAGCTGGGATGCTGAAACTAATTGTgctagaaaattttttatgtcatGATCATCTGAAAGtggaatttaacaaaaaaattaatttcatcattG GAAAAAACGGCAGTGGAAAAAGTGCAATCCTTACAGGAATAGTAGTTGCTCTTGGTGAAAGAGCTTCATCCACATGTCGTGGTCAAAGTTTAAAAg AGTTTATCAAAACTGGAAAATCCAAAGCTGTTGTCTCTGTTACTTTGCTAAATAAAGGGAAGGGTTCCTACAAGCGAAACACTTTTGGTGATACCATAACAATTGAACGAACAATCAATGCTTCAGGAAGTGGAGGATACAGAATTCTCAACGAACATC GAAAACTCATCAGCAAAAAGCATAGTGATCTAGACAGAATCCTCGCTCAAATGAATATCCAAGTAGACAATCCCGTGTGCATTTTAAACCAAGAGACAGCGAAGAACTTTTTGCACAATAACGACGCTCAGCAGAAATACAAGCTGTTTGAACGTGCAACACAAATAGATGCGATACATAACGAGTATTTAGTAGCAAAGGAAGAGATATCAAAAAGCAAGTCTTGCTTGGAAGAAAAGTTGCAg agtttgaaatttttacatGCTGATGTGAATAAATGGAAGACCAAAAAGGAATGGTATGATGCAATCAATAAAGTCCATGACAAGAAAGAACAATTACAAAACGAAATACTTTGGGCACACGTTGAAGGTTTCGAGAATAAAGCGACTAAAGCattacaaaagaagaagaatcagcTGTCGGAAATTGAAAAG ACTCGTGAGAGAATGCAGGAACAAGAACAACAATCATTTAAATTGCAAgaaaagtttcaaacacaCAAAGTCGACGCCGtcgataagaaaaaacag gtacAAATTGCTAGAGAAAAATTCGTGGTTGTTGATAAACAATTAATCGAAATGAAGAATCGGAAAAAAACG TTTCAGCATGATCTTGGGCAATTGGGCACTGAAAAGCAACGTCTCATGAAAGATAAGACAGATCtaatcaaagaaattgaaaatttaaagaaaac TTACGGCGACAGCGAACATGCTCAAGAAAAGGCGAGACGAGAAACTAGTTTACATCAGTTAAAGGAAAAGTTTGAATCTTTTGATTCATCGCGAAAAGTTTCTGAACATCAGGTCGAACAGCTAAAAAATGCTTGTATTCAATTGAGGAATGAAACTGTGGATGTGAAGAGTGAATCAACGCGTTTTCACAATAGCTTAG aaaataagaaaaagacacTGGCTCAGCTCCAAAAATCAGATTCAAACTCATGTGCAGTCTATGGAGATTGGGTCCCTAAATTGCTTCAAAGAATTGACAGAACGTCGTTTAGGGGATCAAAGCCTAAAGGGCCAATCG GTTCTTACATTAAACTTCGAGATAGATCTTGGGCACCTGTAGTAGAGCATTATTTTGGACAGAGGCTTTCAGGTTTTGTTTGCTCCAATGATGAAGACGCGAAGTTACTCCAGAAAATAGTCCACGAGGAGGTGCCGCGAAACGGACAAGCTCCAAAAATTCTTGTTTCGTGTTCGAATGGCCAG ATTCATGACGTTAGAGAGCACAAAGTTCATTGCAGTGAGGAATTGCTAAGCAAAGATATCCATTGTTTAATGGATATGTTGATAATTGATGATAACGATGTTACGAATGTCCTGATAGACTTAAACGGCATTGAACAAGTTCTCCTCGTTGGTAAAGACCGAGATGCGTGCTATTTAATGGCGGATTCCTCTCGAGTGCCTTATAATTGCAAAAGTGCAATCACCAAAGAAGGAAATACTTATCATCCGGATCCAAATTATCGTTCTTACTGTGGAAGAGTAAGAAATACGGCAAGATATCTTCAAGCTTCGGTGGAAGACGCAATTCG GAATTTACAACAAGACATTGAAAACCTGCAACGCGATGAAATAAGAATCGGTCAACTCTTCAAAAACCTCAGTatgcaaattcaaaataatgaaagacaGTTAAAACACGAAGAATCAAAACTCTCGTCAACGcggaaagaaataattgataTTGTTATGAAAAAAAGGGCGATCGAGGAAGAAAATGTCGAAGGCAATTCTACGGATGTTCTGGctttg GAAGAAGATTTAGTTGACGTGGAAAAGAAGTTGGAAAGGATTGATGAAGATTTCCAAACCAAGAGTGACAATTTCGAAGAACTAAAGCGCGAGCTGGAAAAATTACAGCAAATAGCTGACCAGCACCAGACcactatttcttctttgatgacAAACAGAGGGCCATTGCAG GAATCATTTAGATTAATTGAATTCCAGCATCAAAACATCAAGGAGAAAATTGATAAGTTATCTACTAAGCTTACCAGCATGCAATCAAAGTTTGATGCTTTTGAATCAGATTATGAAGAAGCTAGGGCTAAAGCAGAATCGGAAGCCGCGTTGTCTGCACAGGCATCCTCTCGTGTACTAGTGACTAA ATCTTTAAAGAACCTTTATTCAGAATTAAGACAATTAGAGAAGGAAGTCGTTGCACAAGAAAAGGAATTAGGATCTCGTGACCATGTTTTTGCAGAATATCGAAGGCGCAAAGTAGATTATGAACGAGCGTACTTGGAAGTCACCAGAGTACAGAGTTCTTTAGGG AAAATGATGGACATGAGCAAGAAGCGTAAAGATTTCATTAGCGTATTTCGCGATTGCATCGAATCAAGaacattcaaaatatttcggGCCCTTTTGAGAACTCGTCACTATAGT ggaAAAATTTCGTTCGACCACAGTAAAAAGACCCTTTCAATGATAGTTGTTCCACCTGGTCGTGATGAATCCTCTCAACCGGCTAAACGCGGTCGTGAAAGTGGTGCAACCGACATTCGATCCTTAAGCGGTGGGGAACGGTCTTTCACGACGATTTGCTTCATTTTGTCCTTGTGGGAGGCCACCGAAAGCCCATTCAGAATCCTCGATGAGTTTGACGTATTTATG GACCACGTTAATCGGTCGCTCTGCATGGAGTTATTAGTTACTGAAGCAAGTGAGAAATCAGGccgtcaatttgtttttctcacgCCACTTGGAGTGGATAACCAACAATTGAATAATATGAACGACTTATTCATTTTCag GATGGATGATCCTGATCGTCATGAGGAAAGTAATCctgtttga
- the LOC124200982 gene encoding microprocessor complex subunit DGCR8-like isoform X2, with protein MEEMKDILEGSQLVDDIDPEEDDADGLYKDFSNMREFHVLDEIVESNANDDDECKENSESDFSSSNEADSEEDFDIQQDEIDAMLEEGLPEEMKSRKKFKKSDGSSKPSGNGDASMAYEEKEKIVLEEKGKNHFEVLPENWVQVTHNSGMPIYLHKPTRVCTLAKPYFLGPGSARKHAVPISAVPCLHYQRAKEKEEQKSEELLEASANTAADGTAHVAPDIPCARIESVQENQAAHSLNGVQLREYCSKRFDFKTVRLMRFKTWAARRKHTKLRKQRQIYPQSGLSLNEDKKQVIGSSQSPVEDDDAKLSQTAELGRPTLPKGTKLITFPIGHSIPATHNDPTSQSEGQGAAGGANGGSRREWIMNPAGKSYVCILHEYVQHALKKQPAYTFKEIENAATPYSATVLINGMQYGTGVGSSKKAAKAEAAKATLEVLIPQMKEKILDEAEPGHKGPNHQSDLDLSQFFNEIRIEDPRVAELCAKTSEPSPYAILLTCLQRNFGLGDKNVKYELKTLKHQKNEVIMTVGKHTVQVPCKNKRDGKQRAAQAILQALHPHISSWGSLLRLYGSHSLKTVKEKKQEEQQITLLQSKAAVNAPNYAILNKLRQEMLKLRQMREAVQPIGRFIPPDDVGMPSTSGADLNNVDL; from the exons atggaagagaTGAAAGATATTTTGGAAGGTTCTCAACTAGTGGATGATATTGATCCCGAAGAAGATGACGCAGATGGACTGTACAAAGATTTCAGTAATATGAGAGAGTTTCATGTATTAGATGAAATAGTTGAAAGCAACGCTAATGATGACGATGAGTGTAAGGAAAATTCAGAGAGTGATTTCAGCAGTTCCAATGAAGCAGACAGTGAAGAAGATTTTGATATACAACAAGATGAAATTGATGCTATGTTGGAAGAAG GTTTAccagaagaaatgaaatctaggaaaaagttcaaaaaatcaGATGGTTCTTCCAAGCCATCTGGTAATGGGGATGCAAGTATGGcatatgaagaaaaagaaaaaattgttcttgAAG aAAAGGGTAAGAACCATTTCGAAGTTTTGCCTGAAAATTGGGTCCAAGTTACACACAACAGTGGAATGCCTATCTACCTTCACAAACCTACACGGGTTTGCACCCTTGCTAAGCCTTACTTCCTTGGACCTGGAAGTGCCaga AAACATGCAGTGCCAATTAGCGCCGTACCTTGCCTACATTACCAAAGAGccaaggagaaagaagaacagAAATCCGAAGAGCTATTAGAGGCCTCAGCTAACACTGCAGCAGATGGTACTGCTCATGTTGCCCCTGATATCCCCTGTGCTCGGATCGAATCAGTCCAAGAGAATCAGGCAGCACATTCTCTCAATGGAGTTCAGCTGCGCGAATACTGCTCCAaacgatttgattttaaaaccGTCCGCCTTATGCGATTTAA AACATGGGCAGCTAGGAGAAAGCACACCAAACTGCGGAAACAACGACAGATTTACCCCCAATCTGGTCTTTCCTTGAATGAGGATAAGAAACAAGTGATTGGCTCAAGCCAAAGCCCTGTTGAGGATGACGATGCTAAATTGTCACAGACGGCTGAACTGGGTCGACCAACTTTACCTAAAGGGACCAAACTTATAACCTTCCCTATCGGACATTCCATTCCGGCAACACACAACGATCCGACCTCCCAAAGCGAAGGACAAGGTGCTGCTGGTGGAGCTAATGG TGGATCGCGACGGGAATGGATTATGAATCCGGCAGGGAAAAGTTACGTTTGCATCCTCCATGAATACGTTCAACATGCCCTTAAGAAGCAACCTGCCTatacatttaaagaaattg AGAATGCAGCAACGCCTTATAGTGCTACGGTATTGATTAATGGAATGCAGTACGGTACTGGGGTCGGTTCGAGTAAGAAAGCCGCCAAGGCGGAAGCAGCGAAAGCGACACTAGAAGTTCTTATTCCACagatgaaggaaaaaatattggaCGAGGCGGAACCAGGTCACAAGGGACCAAATCATCAGTCTGACTTAGATCTATCC CAGTTTTTCAACGAAATTCGAATAGAAGACCCTCGCGTTGCCGAACTGTGTGCAAAAACGAGCGAACCATCCCCTTACGCAATCCTCCTCACATGCCTTCAAAG AAACTTTGGTTTAGGCGATAAGAACGTCAAGTACGAGCTCAAAACATTGAAACATCAGAAAAACGAAGTAATAATGACGGTTGGAAAGCATACAGTTCAAGTACCATGCAAGAATAAAAGAGATGGAAAGCAAAGAGCAGCCCAGGCCATATTGCAG GCGCTGCATCCTCACATTTCTAGTTGGGGTTCATTGCTTCGTCTTTATGGTTCACATTCGCTTAAAACagtaaaagagaagaaacaagaagaacagCAAATCACTCTACTCCAAAGCAAAGCAGCTGTCAACGCGCCCAATTACGCCATTCTGAACAAGCTTAGACAAGAAATGTTGAAGTTACGACAGATGAGG GAAGCAGTGCAGCCGATTGGCCGTTTCATTCCACCGGATGATGTTGGCATGCCTTCAACCTCAGGCGCCGATCTAAATAATGTCGATCTCTAA
- the LOC124200982 gene encoding microprocessor complex subunit DGCR8-like isoform X3: MTEFEMEEMKDILEGSQLVDDIDPEEDDADGLYKDFSNMREFHVLDEIVESNANDDDECKENSESDFSSSNEADSEEDFDIQQDEIDAMLEEGLPEEMKSRKKFKKSDGSSKPSGNGDASMAYEEKEKIVLEEKGKNHFEVLPENWVQVTHNSGMPIYLHKPTRVCTLAKPYFLGPGSARKHAVPISAVPCLHYQRAKEKEEQKSEELLEASANTAADGTAHVAPDIPCARIESVQENQAAHSLNGVQLREYCSKRFDFKTVRLMRFKTWAARRKHTKLRKQRQIYPQSGLSLNEDKKQVIGSSQSPVEDDDAKLSQTAELGRPTLPKGTKLITFPIGHSIPATHNDPTSQSEGQGAAGGANGGSRREWIMNPAGKSYVCILHEYVQHALKKQPAYTFKEIENAATPYSATVLINGMQYGTGVGSSKKAAKAEAAKATLEVLIPQMKEKILDEAEPGHKGPNHQSDLDLSFFNEIRIEDPRVAELCAKTSEPSPYAILLTCLQRNFGLGDKNVKYELKTLKHQKNEVIMTVGKHTVQVPCKNKRDGKQRAAQAILQALHPHISSWGSLLRLYGSHSLKTVKEKKQEEQQITLLQSKAAVNAPNYAILNKLRQEMLKLRQMREAVQPIGRFIPPDDVGMPSTSGADLNNVDL; the protein is encoded by the exons ATGACAgaatttgaaatggaagagaTGAAAGATATTTTGGAAGGTTCTCAACTAGTGGATGATATTGATCCCGAAGAAGATGACGCAGATGGACTGTACAAAGATTTCAGTAATATGAGAGAGTTTCATGTATTAGATGAAATAGTTGAAAGCAACGCTAATGATGACGATGAGTGTAAGGAAAATTCAGAGAGTGATTTCAGCAGTTCCAATGAAGCAGACAGTGAAGAAGATTTTGATATACAACAAGATGAAATTGATGCTATGTTGGAAGAAG GTTTAccagaagaaatgaaatctaggaaaaagttcaaaaaatcaGATGGTTCTTCCAAGCCATCTGGTAATGGGGATGCAAGTATGGcatatgaagaaaaagaaaaaattgttcttgAAG aAAAGGGTAAGAACCATTTCGAAGTTTTGCCTGAAAATTGGGTCCAAGTTACACACAACAGTGGAATGCCTATCTACCTTCACAAACCTACACGGGTTTGCACCCTTGCTAAGCCTTACTTCCTTGGACCTGGAAGTGCCaga AAACATGCAGTGCCAATTAGCGCCGTACCTTGCCTACATTACCAAAGAGccaaggagaaagaagaacagAAATCCGAAGAGCTATTAGAGGCCTCAGCTAACACTGCAGCAGATGGTACTGCTCATGTTGCCCCTGATATCCCCTGTGCTCGGATCGAATCAGTCCAAGAGAATCAGGCAGCACATTCTCTCAATGGAGTTCAGCTGCGCGAATACTGCTCCAaacgatttgattttaaaaccGTCCGCCTTATGCGATTTAA AACATGGGCAGCTAGGAGAAAGCACACCAAACTGCGGAAACAACGACAGATTTACCCCCAATCTGGTCTTTCCTTGAATGAGGATAAGAAACAAGTGATTGGCTCAAGCCAAAGCCCTGTTGAGGATGACGATGCTAAATTGTCACAGACGGCTGAACTGGGTCGACCAACTTTACCTAAAGGGACCAAACTTATAACCTTCCCTATCGGACATTCCATTCCGGCAACACACAACGATCCGACCTCCCAAAGCGAAGGACAAGGTGCTGCTGGTGGAGCTAATGG TGGATCGCGACGGGAATGGATTATGAATCCGGCAGGGAAAAGTTACGTTTGCATCCTCCATGAATACGTTCAACATGCCCTTAAGAAGCAACCTGCCTatacatttaaagaaattg AGAATGCAGCAACGCCTTATAGTGCTACGGTATTGATTAATGGAATGCAGTACGGTACTGGGGTCGGTTCGAGTAAGAAAGCCGCCAAGGCGGAAGCAGCGAAAGCGACACTAGAAGTTCTTATTCCACagatgaaggaaaaaatattggaCGAGGCGGAACCAGGTCACAAGGGACCAAATCATCAGTCTGACTTAGATCTATCC TTTTTCAACGAAATTCGAATAGAAGACCCTCGCGTTGCCGAACTGTGTGCAAAAACGAGCGAACCATCCCCTTACGCAATCCTCCTCACATGCCTTCAAAG AAACTTTGGTTTAGGCGATAAGAACGTCAAGTACGAGCTCAAAACATTGAAACATCAGAAAAACGAAGTAATAATGACGGTTGGAAAGCATACAGTTCAAGTACCATGCAAGAATAAAAGAGATGGAAAGCAAAGAGCAGCCCAGGCCATATTGCAG GCGCTGCATCCTCACATTTCTAGTTGGGGTTCATTGCTTCGTCTTTATGGTTCACATTCGCTTAAAACagtaaaagagaagaaacaagaagaacagCAAATCACTCTACTCCAAAGCAAAGCAGCTGTCAACGCGCCCAATTACGCCATTCTGAACAAGCTTAGACAAGAAATGTTGAAGTTACGACAGATGAGG GAAGCAGTGCAGCCGATTGGCCGTTTCATTCCACCGGATGATGTTGGCATGCCTTCAACCTCAGGCGCCGATCTAAATAATGTCGATCTCTAA
- the LOC124200987 gene encoding transport and Golgi organization protein 2 homolog: MCILFAFVNPKPEPGGYKIILASNRDESFSRPALPAHEWLPKHSGVYGGQDMQPGKEGGTWLAMNKHGRISVLLNVGQSDSETIAVADPTSGRGFYAVEWVTNMNESMEGIFNIVKERHENRQQTFRLVVFDTNGEPKVGTLTYAGSKFDGFHEDYLPPGVHALGNNAPGITWNKIANGKKQFEAIVQQTNKWENRKELLCSLIDLLGNREKHWPDPGIVEQMKGSDPIMECLSAIFVDIPKFYGTRTQTVILINSENQTLFYERTMNGIPNDQPVTWIESHHEFPLESEDRLHHFTSRL; this comes from the exons atgtgtattttatttgcatttgtgAATCCTAAACCTGAACCTGGTGGTTATAAAATAATTCTTGCCAGTAACCGAGATGAATCATTTTCAAGGCCTGCTCTACCAGCCCATGAGTGGTTACCAAAGCACAGTGGAGTGTATGGAG GACAAGATATGCAGCCAGGAAAAGAAGGTGGAACTTGGCTAGCTATGAACAAACATGGCAGGATCAGTGTACTATTAAATGTTGGTCAAAGTGACAGTGAAACAATTGCTGTTGCTGACCCCACTTCAGGAAGAGGTTTCTATGCAGTTGAATGGGTAACCAATATGAACGAAAGTATGGAAGGAATATTCAATATTGTCAAGGAAAGACATGAAAACCGCCAACAAACTTTCAGACTTGTTGTTTTTGACACAAA TGGAGAGCCTAAGGTGGGAACGCTGACATATGCGGGTAGCAAATTCGATGGATTTCATGAAGACTATCTTCCTCCTGGAGTTCACGCTTTAGGAAACAACGCTCCTGGGATCACTTGGAATAAGATAGCGAATGGGAAAAAGCAATTCGAGGCCATTGTTCAACAAACTAATAAGtgggaaaacagaaaagaactttTATGTTCTCTGATTGATCTACTAGGAAACAGAGAAAA ACATTGGCCTGATCCTGGAATAGTGGAACAAATGAAAGGTTCTGACCCTATCATGGAGTGTTTAAGTGCCATATTCGTTGATATTCCTAAATTTTATGGGACTAG AACACAGACTGTGATTTTGATTAATTCGGAGAATCAAACGTTGTTTTACGAAAGGACGATGAATGGTATTCCCAATGACCAACCGGTCACCTGGATCGAAAGCCACCACGAATTTCCTTTAGAATCCGA GGATCGATTACACCATTTCACTTCGAGATTATGA